The Scleropages formosus chromosome 9, fSclFor1.1, whole genome shotgun sequence DNA segment TCAGAGTTCATCTCCAGAACATTTTTAGGTGGGTTTGTAACACAGTGTTAATTCAGTGTTAGCAGTAGGTCTGCTTTTGCAGTGTGGATGCGGGTCTTCATTTTTGCCCTTTAACTGAACTTGATACTGAAATTATATGACTAGCTAATAGAGgcattataataataactgcaTCAATAGTGTTGTCATTAGCAATTGTTTCATTGACAGCTTTTCCCAATGACACTTTTGACTGACTGGCAGCTTTAGCCTTTGTTCAAGCAAATGGTGATGCTGGCATTACATGGGACAAAAACTAAGAGTGTCAAAATAACTTTTGTTTCATATCTGATGCATTGTAAGTTTGCAAGATATGTGCTCCAAGCTGTGAActtgtgtgtacatgtgtgtccTGCAGGTTATCGAGTGCTGAGAGCAAGCGGTAGTTTCTGAAATGCGGGGAACAGACCATGCTTTTAAAAGGAGAGGCAGCATTCCTTGACACATTGTCTGTGGTTGCCATGGGGACAGTAGTATTATTAGACAGTTCTTGCGTCAACACTCAGTGTTTAACTAATATTATATGAGAATTGAGAATCATGAAAACTGGTTTAAATGGAGAGTGTATGAACTTTGCTAACATTTGTTAGGGAGAGGACATGCATTGATGGTTTTGCAGTCtcattttttggattttttttggattttcaaTTCATTTCTTGCTGTTGGGACAGAAAGAGGACAATATCTAAGCTGGGTGAGAATTCTTGCTGTTTGCTTTTGCTCAATAGGCATTTGTTACTATCTAAGCCAAgttattgctttttcttctgGTGAAACATACATGATATATGCAAagtatctatatctatatctgtCAGACTCTGTAGCCGCTTGTGGTCTTTTTGTCCCTGTTGCAGAAAAGCAGCATGATGTGGAGATCATGTCACCTACCCCTAAAGACAAGGATAAGAAGAAGCGTCCCATGTCCCAGATCAGTGGAGTGAAGAAGCTGGTCCACAGCCCTAGTCTGGCCCCCTCCAGCATCCCCCGCTTTGGTGTCAGCACAGACCAGGAGGCCCTGCTGGCCAAGGTGAGCCCTCCTGATTCTGCATCTTCCCCAAGATCCTGAGATAAAATCACTTTATCATCAGCgtaacaaaacattttagtcTGAGCGCAAACTGCTAACAACTGGAACTATTCCCCAGCTTTTCAGtccaaatttattaattttcagacTGTAATATAAGAATGTTTAGTTATACATTCAATATACTTTGTGCCTTTATTAGCAAATTGGGTTTATTTAGAATTATGGTGTGTAGTAACTGAGAcctatccaaaaaaaaacacagaaatgaaaaacaatttatgtACAACTGAAATGCATAGTGAGCATTTCCAGTATTAAGTTGTAATAGAAATggatgtcattttctttttccattgaGATGGGTTCAGGTTTGTACCTGTACTAGCTGTGTGAGTTCTTCTCTCTCCAGACTTGCAGCCCTGCTAGGAGTAGTAAATGCTTTGCTGTTATCATTCTCCTTATGTTTCTTCATTACCCAGGAATTTGAAGATATAAACAGATGGGGACTAGATATCTTCAAGATATCAGAATATTCTGGGAACCGCCCACTGACGGTTATAATGTACGCCATTTTTCAGGTATGTTCTATTGCTTGTATTGTGCAAATTAGTGctataattaaaataactgcattacCACTTATCAGCTGTATTTATAAGATTGCAATAACACTGACAGGGTGCCGCTGTTTTGTGATGGGCTGGTAATAGGGATGATAAGGATGATGATATGATGCCAATACAGGCAGACACTACATGTTTATCAATTCCTTCCTAGGAAAGAGAGCTGCTTAAGTCTTTCAAGATCCCGACAGACACATTCATCACATTTATGATGACACTGGAGGACCATTACCATTCTGACGTGGCTTACCACAACAACATCCATGCTGCTGATGTGGTCCAGTCCACCCACGTCCTTCTCTCTACCCCTGCCCTTGAGGTGAGCCTGGGGCAGCTGTTGTTTGTGCCAGAGCCACAGTTGGGTTACATTTCTATTCTTTCTTGTTTGTCTCCTCTCATGGGTTTctctatgtgtttttttttttcataggcAGTCTTCACCGACCTTGAAATCCTGGCTGCCCTGTTTGCCAGTGCCATACATGACGTGGATCACCCAGGCGTCTCCAACCAATTCCTCATCAACACAAGTGAGCTTCCTTTCGCACACTGTCTCATCTGCAGGACAGAATACTTGCACTGTTCACTTTCATTTCCCCATCCAAttggaggaaaatgaaaaacagaaaaacataatGAGAAGGTCTCTTATTCATCTCTGTCTTCAGGGAAAACAGACGTTTAGTGGCTTGCAATGAAAGAGATGAGCAAgataaacaaatcaaaattctGTGTAGAGAGGTGCTCCAGCACACCGGTGATAATTAACACTATGAACCTGAATCAATTAATAAATTCTGTACTAAGGCATTAattgtttttgctgctgtatttcttagGTCTATTTTTACACTGTAGTTGATGGTAGCCATAAACATAATAGGAAACTTTCATATTGCcataaagtaaataaagagtTCTTCAGTTAAATCATGttgattaaaatttttaaatgtttattttattgttaaattaaaaccactttttatatatttgctGTCAGATgtgacaaatatatataaagtttTCACATAAATGTTAGTCCTAAATTTATATTCCTGATGTTGTGATAACgtgcatttgaaaatgttcaaatttaaacatatttcacCAAAGGAGGGTGTCCTTTAATCGTGGCATCCCTTTTCTGGGCTGTTAGACTCTGAGCTGGCACTGATGTACAATGACGCCTCTGTCCTGGAGAACCACCACCTGGCAGTGGGCTTTAAGCTGCTGCAAGAAGAGAACTGTGACATCTTCCAGAACCTCAGCAAAAAGCAGAGGCAATCACTGCGCAAGATGGTCATTGACATGGTGAGAGTTTATTATTTCCAGAGTGTTCTTGTGCATTTTCCTTTGCTGAATGATCaagtttttgtctttctgttccACATGATCATTaactaataaatatatattagaaTGGAGCACTGTTCCTGtttatgtttgtatgttttggggTTTTTATGTATACTgaagatttcttttaaaaaacaggatttttttttattttgaaaacctCAGAGAGTCCTCAGTAAAGAAGTTTTTCTTTGAAGTACCACATTATATTAAAGTTAAGAAAGAAtcggttgtttttttttgtgttactgCACACGACACTGGATATGTAAAATGGACTTGCTCTTTAGTTTCATTTGTTGAACAGGGTAACTGATCTGAGTTATCGTTCACAGGTCTTGGCCACTGACATGTCCAAACATATGAACTTGCTGGCTGATCTGAAAACTATGGTTGAGACAAAGAAAGTGACGAGTCTGGGAGTGCTGCTGTTGGACAACTACTCCGATCGCATTCAGGTAAGGGCACATCCTGGGTGGACACCCACTGACACTGGGATGGAACTGAAATGGGATTAAGAGGCATTTTGGTCTGATTTTATGCATCATGCTAATAGGTCTCTGATGAGCCAAAGCAGGTTGACCAAGCGACATCCATTTCATATTCCTATCGCTGTAACAGCCATAGTTGTTCCTTCAAAGCTCtagggttgcaggtttcagtAAGTCCCCACCTTTAACTTTGCAATGTTTCCATGTCCACGGGGACAGgtactgggttactggagtccCAGCCAGACAGGCAGCTGAAGAGAGCGAGTGGAAGGATGTCCACACTGATATAACTATGTGCTTTGCCAGGTTCTGCAGAACATGGTGCACTGTGCTGACCTCAGCAATCCCACCAAGCCACTGGAGCTGTACCGGCAGTGGACTGACCGCATCATGGTGGAGTTCTTCACCCAGGGAGACCGGGAAAGGGACAAGGGAATGGAGATCAGTCCCATGTGTGACAAACACAATGCATCCATTGAGAAGTCCCAGGTCAGAAAATTTGAGAGTAGTGTTCAGTATACAGCAGTGTATGGGCAGAAGGATGACTAGCTCCATTAAGGGCATGGCGTATTTTTCAGATAGCTGTTTTAAGTCCTAGGATGAGAGTTTTATGCTCCGATATTCCTATCCAGTTAATTAAAGAGGATGTcaaagcttaataataataataataataatagaaatttgCACACTATATCCACTGTTACAATGTTATACATAGTTTAGAACATTATAGACCCCCAGGAAGTGGTACACTGTGAAAATATCTAAAGTAAAGCACGTGAGCATAGACCTTTAAGATATGTCTATTCTAACCTACCAGGTAGGATTTATTGACTACATTGTGCACCCACTGTGGGAGACATGGGCAGACCTAGTGCATCCAGATGCACAGGAGATCCTGGACATGCTGGAGGACAACCGCGAGTGGTACCAGAGCATGATCCCTCACAGCCCATCTCCCAGCCCTGAAGACCAAGAGAAGGAGGAAAGCGCTGGGGGCATCGAAGGCAGTGCTAGTAGCAGTGCTTCTGCAGGGGACAAGTTCCAGTTTGAACTGACCttggaagaagaaggagaatcAGATGTGGACAGCCCCCCTGAGGACCAGCAGCTCACAGCTGACACGGGGGGACCCTCCAGGACTTTTGCCCGCAGCCAACCCAAGCCCACGTCCCCCCCCCTGCAACACAGCCCACGACTCGCTTCCAGAACCGGCCAAAGACCTGGCCTCAGGACGTTGTCCCCAGAAGTGGCAGTGGAAGCGGATGATGGAGAACTGGACCAGGAAGGAGACACAGTGTCCAGTTTAGCACGTGACACGTAGCAACGTCTCAAACGGTTCCCCTCTCCTGGCATGTGCTGTGTGGGCCTGGCAGTTGTGCTGGGGAGTGTGGCAATGGGGGGAGGTTAGAAAATAGGGATGTGCTTCCAGCCAGTCCTCAGACAACGGTCGCCTTACACTGGAGATGCCTCTGAAGAAAgccctctttcttttttttaatcttcctgaacaaaaatagtatttttttgcCAGACAGTTCTTTTTATACCCTTTTTCCATATAGTTTTTTTCGTGGGGGAATGGTGAGAGTTTTGGACTTAGACTGCTGTATTTGGCTGTTAGTTTACTCCCTGAAGATTCAGCAAACCAGTCACACTATGGTCTACTGACAGAGCAAGGAATTCTACTGAAAAAAACGTCTTCCTTTAAAAGACCGCATGACGTTggtagaagaagaaaaagaagaggaaaaaataattgtgaCAGGGAATGATTTCACGAAAGAACTGTGTATGACTTTCATTTAAATTGCCACATTTTTGGTTCTTTGTTTAGCatctaaaaaataatttgaagaaCGATCCGTAAAATGCAACGACAGTTTTACCAAATATATACCTGATAGAAGAAAAAA contains these protein-coding regions:
- the pde4cb gene encoding cAMP-specific 3',5'-cyclic phosphodiesterase 4D isoform X4, which translates into the protein MMNKDVRFPRKTTQFNYSSARRHSCIGFDVENGLSAGRSPLDPQASPGSGLVLQANFPHSQRRESFLYRSDSDFDLSPKAMSRNSSTASELHGEDMIVTPFAQVLASLRTVRSNFAVLTHLQDRVASKRSSSSNPPSMCKSNLPEEAYQKLAIETLEELDWCLDQLETLQTRHSVSEMASNKFKRMLNRELTQLSETSRSGNQVSEFISRTFLEKQHDVEIMSPTPKDKDKKKRPMSQISGVKKLVHSPSLAPSSIPRFGVSTDQEALLAKEFEDINRWGLDIFKISEYSGNRPLTVIMYAIFQERELLKSFKIPTDTFITFMMTLEDHYHSDVAYHNNIHAADVVQSTHVLLSTPALEAVFTDLEILAALFASAIHDVDHPGVSNQFLINTNSELALMYNDASVLENHHLAVGFKLLQEENCDIFQNLSKKQRQSLRKMVIDMVLATDMSKHMNLLADLKTMVETKKVTSLGVLLLDNYSDRIQVLQNMVHCADLSNPTKPLELYRQWTDRIMVEFFTQGDRERDKGMEISPMCDKHNASIEKSQVGFIDYIVHPLWETWADLVHPDAQEILDMLEDNREWYQSMIPHSPSPSPEDQEKEESAGGIEGSASSSASAGDKFQFELTLEEEGESDVDSPPEDQQLTADTGGPSRTFARSQPKPTSPPLQHSPRLASRTGQRPGLRTLSPEVAVEADDGELDQEGDTVSSLARDT
- the pde4cb gene encoding cAMP-specific 3',5'-cyclic phosphodiesterase 4D isoform X2, with protein sequence MELAALSREGAGLAKPPKHLWRQPRTHIRIKQRFHSDTERYLSRGRTTEKHRPGLKKPRMSWPSSFPKPRFDVENGLSAGRSPLDPQASPGSGLVLQANFPHSQRRESFLYRSDSDFDLSPKAMSRNSSTASELHGEDMIVTPFAQVLASLRTVRSNFAVLTHLQDRVASKRSSSSNPPSMCKSNLPEEAYQKLAIETLEELDWCLDQLETLQTRHSVSEMASNKFKRMLNRELTQLSETSRSGNQVSEFISRTFLEKQHDVEIMSPTPKDKDKKKRPMSQISGVKKLVHSPSLAPSSIPRFGVSTDQEALLAKEFEDINRWGLDIFKISEYSGNRPLTVIMYAIFQERELLKSFKIPTDTFITFMMTLEDHYHSDVAYHNNIHAADVVQSTHVLLSTPALEAVFTDLEILAALFASAIHDVDHPGVSNQFLINTNSELALMYNDASVLENHHLAVGFKLLQEENCDIFQNLSKKQRQSLRKMVIDMVLATDMSKHMNLLADLKTMVETKKVTSLGVLLLDNYSDRIQVLQNMVHCADLSNPTKPLELYRQWTDRIMVEFFTQGDRERDKGMEISPMCDKHNASIEKSQVGFIDYIVHPLWETWADLVHPDAQEILDMLEDNREWYQSMIPHSPSPSPEDQEKEESAGGIEGSASSSASAGDKFQFELTLEEEGESDVDSPPEDQQLTADTGGPSRTFARSQPKPTSPPLQHSPRLASRTGQRPGLRTLSPEVAVEADDGELDQEGDTVSSLARDT
- the pde4cb gene encoding cAMP-specific 3',5'-cyclic phosphodiesterase 4D isoform X3, whose protein sequence is MSLPTNCMFFPPADRAFKVRHGNICGSPYAVNRPIDIIQKRRRFDVENGLSAGRSPLDPQASPGSGLVLQANFPHSQRRESFLYRSDSDFDLSPKAMSRNSSTASELHGEDMIVTPFAQVLASLRTVRSNFAVLTHLQDRVASKRSSSSNPPSMCKSNLPEEAYQKLAIETLEELDWCLDQLETLQTRHSVSEMASNKFKRMLNRELTQLSETSRSGNQVSEFISRTFLEKQHDVEIMSPTPKDKDKKKRPMSQISGVKKLVHSPSLAPSSIPRFGVSTDQEALLAKEFEDINRWGLDIFKISEYSGNRPLTVIMYAIFQERELLKSFKIPTDTFITFMMTLEDHYHSDVAYHNNIHAADVVQSTHVLLSTPALEAVFTDLEILAALFASAIHDVDHPGVSNQFLINTNSELALMYNDASVLENHHLAVGFKLLQEENCDIFQNLSKKQRQSLRKMVIDMVLATDMSKHMNLLADLKTMVETKKVTSLGVLLLDNYSDRIQVLQNMVHCADLSNPTKPLELYRQWTDRIMVEFFTQGDRERDKGMEISPMCDKHNASIEKSQVGFIDYIVHPLWETWADLVHPDAQEILDMLEDNREWYQSMIPHSPSPSPEDQEKEESAGGIEGSASSSASAGDKFQFELTLEEEGESDVDSPPEDQQLTADTGGPSRTFARSQPKPTSPPLQHSPRLASRTGQRPGLRTLSPEVAVEADDGELDQEGDTVSSLARDT
- the pde4cb gene encoding cAMP-specific 3',5'-cyclic phosphodiesterase 4D isoform X5, whose amino-acid sequence is MSLPTNCMFFPPADRAFKVRHGNICGSPYAVNRPIDIIQKRRRFDVENGLSAGRSPLDPQASPGSGLVLQANFPHSQRRESFLYRSDSDFDLSPKAMSRNSSTASELEEGLKYWEVSWLARHGEDMIVTPFAQVLASLRTVRSNFAVLTHLQDRVASKRSSSSNPPSMCKSNLPEEAYQKLAIETLEELDWCLDQLETLQTRHSVSEMASNKFKRMLNRELTQLSETSRSGNQVSEFISRTFLEKQHDVEIMSPTPKDKDKKKRPMSQISGVKKLVHSPSLAPSSIPRFGVSTDQEALLAKEFEDINRWGLDIFKISEYSGNRPLTVIMYAIFQERELLKSFKIPTDTFITFMMTLEDHYHSDVAYHNNIHAADVVQSTHVLLSTPALEAVFTDLEILAALFASAIHDVDHPGVSNQFLINTNSELALMYNDASVLENHHLAVGFKLLQEENCDIFQNLSKKQRQSLRKMVIDMVLATDMSKHMNLLADLKTMVETKKVTSLGVLLLDNYSDRIQVLQNMVHCADLSNPTKPLELYRQWTDRIMVEFFTQGDRERDKGMEISPMCDKHNASIEKSQVGFIDYIVHPLWETWADLVHPDAQEILDMLEDNREWYQSMIPHSPSPSPEDQEKEESAGGIEGSASSSASAGDKFQFELTLEEEGESDVDSPPEDQQLTADTGGPSRTFARSQPKPTSPPLQHSPRLASRTGQRPGLRTLSPEVAVEADDGELDQEGDTVSSLARDT
- the pde4cb gene encoding cAMP-specific 3',5'-cyclic phosphodiesterase 4D isoform X1 → MSEQSSVGSEDESSAPRANSIKLKPRSSGGSPGGSPKMSPRNSPRNSPLLFRKLMMNRSIALQRRFTLAHTPSFDVENGLSAGRSPLDPQASPGSGLVLQANFPHSQRRESFLYRSDSDFDLSPKAMSRNSSTASELHGEDMIVTPFAQVLASLRTVRSNFAVLTHLQDRVASKRSSSSNPPSMCKSNLPEEAYQKLAIETLEELDWCLDQLETLQTRHSVSEMASNKFKRMLNRELTQLSETSRSGNQVSEFISRTFLEKQHDVEIMSPTPKDKDKKKRPMSQISGVKKLVHSPSLAPSSIPRFGVSTDQEALLAKEFEDINRWGLDIFKISEYSGNRPLTVIMYAIFQERELLKSFKIPTDTFITFMMTLEDHYHSDVAYHNNIHAADVVQSTHVLLSTPALEAVFTDLEILAALFASAIHDVDHPGVSNQFLINTNSELALMYNDASVLENHHLAVGFKLLQEENCDIFQNLSKKQRQSLRKMVIDMVLATDMSKHMNLLADLKTMVETKKVTSLGVLLLDNYSDRIQVLQNMVHCADLSNPTKPLELYRQWTDRIMVEFFTQGDRERDKGMEISPMCDKHNASIEKSQVGFIDYIVHPLWETWADLVHPDAQEILDMLEDNREWYQSMIPHSPSPSPEDQEKEESAGGIEGSASSSASAGDKFQFELTLEEEGESDVDSPPEDQQLTADTGGPSRTFARSQPKPTSPPLQHSPRLASRTGQRPGLRTLSPEVAVEADDGELDQEGDTVSSLARDT